A stretch of the Janthinobacterium sp. B9-8 genome encodes the following:
- a CDS encoding LysR family transcriptional regulator, translating into MQSLLELRHLKTLLAIRESGNLTRAAERLHLTQSALSHQIRLLEDHYALPLLLRKSSLGKSSPLKLTPAGEKLAQLAAEFLPRIDQAERDIAKLREGEAGQLRIAVECHTCFDWLMPAMDDFRGHWPEVELDIVSGFHADPVQLLFEDRADLAIVSEAADEPGISYQPLFSYEMIALIAKDHPLAYKPFLSAEDFANETLISYPVPDDMLDLIRKVLKPAGINPKRRTTELTAAILQLVASRRGIAALPSWSVQHYLERGYVVAKPIAEQGLTSDLYAAITLAQIDTAFVKDFVTTTREVSRLSLPGVTLL; encoded by the coding sequence ATGCAATCCTTACTCGAACTTCGCCACCTTAAAACCCTGCTCGCGATTCGTGAGTCGGGCAATCTGACCCGTGCGGCGGAGCGTTTGCACCTTACGCAATCGGCGCTGTCGCATCAGATTCGCCTTTTAGAAGATCACTACGCGCTGCCGCTGTTGCTGCGTAAATCCAGCCTAGGTAAATCCAGTCCGCTGAAACTCACCCCAGCGGGGGAAAAGCTTGCCCAGCTTGCCGCCGAGTTTTTGCCGCGTATCGATCAGGCCGAGCGGGATATCGCTAAATTAAGGGAAGGCGAAGCGGGCCAGCTGCGTATTGCGGTGGAATGCCACACCTGTTTTGATTGGCTAATGCCGGCGATGGATGATTTTCGCGGCCACTGGCCGGAGGTCGAGCTGGATATCGTGTCTGGCTTTCATGCCGACCCTGTGCAGCTTTTATTTGAAGACCGCGCCGATCTGGCGATTGTGTCTGAAGCCGCTGATGAGCCAGGCATCAGCTATCAGCCGCTCTTTAGTTACGAAATGATTGCGCTGATCGCCAAAGATCACCCGCTGGCGTATAAGCCCTTTTTAAGCGCCGAAGATTTTGCCAATGAAACGCTGATCAGCTACCCCGTGCCAGATGACATGCTGGATTTAATCCGCAAAGTATTAAAGCCCGCAGGCATCAACCCCAAGCGCCGCACGACCGAGCTGACCGCCGCCATCTTGCAGCTCGTCGCCAGCCGCCGAGGCATCGCCGCTCTACCCAGCTGGAGCGTGCAACATTATCTGGAGCGCGGCTATGTGGTGGCCAAACCCATCGCCGAACAAGGCCTGACATCCGATCTCTACGCCGCAATCACCCTTGCCCAAATCGACACCGCCTTTGTCAAAGACTTCGTCACCACGACGCGCGAAGTCAGCCGCCTCAGCCTGCCAGGGGTGACGTTATTGTAG